From the Cervus elaphus chromosome 20, mCerEla1.1, whole genome shotgun sequence genome, one window contains:
- the ZNF697 gene encoding zinc finger protein 697 isoform X1, giving the protein MRGMPSSAGSAPLAVPMEALWPQGSWEHRPLPLPSPPAGGGTRQGRAQGSVHKAPEKESQWLIHKKVGERYPWSPPSSCSSWMEQEDKQGVCEAQDSQDKGMGSDFENCEDREGDPDERGMGSNPQDADKREGHLEREMGSNPQDEALRGRSEDRELMSNICTEGLLSEEDGVAGPEEKEDQSGVAEMAMFPGLSESDSISRSPQEEEEEESAGENRLEEEEEQPPPAVLPWRRHLSLGSRHRGDKPAHRRFRRLHHPMSMDLGELDSLMASIMDAPTICPDCGESFSPGAAFLQHQRIHRLAEAAAAASLEPFGFAGECEAVVGMMGVGGGFAAGPALARPPREKPFRCGECGKGFSRNTYLTNHLRLHTGERPNLCADCGKSFSWRADLLKHRRLHTGEKPYPCPECGEAFSLSSHLLSHRRAHAAASGAGPAALRPFACGECGKGFVRRSHLANHQRIHTGEKPHGCGECGKRFSWRSDLVKHQRVHTGEKPYMCSECGETFSVSSHLFTHKRTHSGERPYVCRECGKGFGRNSHLVNHLRVHTGEKPFRCGQCEKRFSDFSTLTQHQRTHTGEKPYTCIECGKSFIQSSHLIRHRRIHTGNKPHKCAGCGKGFRYKTHLAQHQKLHLC; this is encoded by the exons ATGAGAGGGATGCCCTCAAGTGCAGGGTCAGCTCCATTGGCGGTCCCAATGGAAGCCCTCTGGCCACAGGGGAGCTGGGAGCACCGCCCTCTGCCACTCCCATCCCCACCAGCAGGTGGCGGGACTCGCCAAGGCCGTGCACAAGGATCCGTGCACAAGGCCCCAGAAAAGGAGAGTCAATGGCTCATCCATAAGAAGGTGGGGGAGAG GTATCCCTGGTCACCTCCCTCATCCTGTTCTTCCTGGATGGAACAAGAAGACAAACAGGGTGTGTGTGAAGCCCAGGACTCGCAAGACAAGGGCATGGGCTCTGATTTTGAGAACTGTGAAGACAGGGAAGGGGACCCAGATGAGAGAGGAATGGGCTCTAACCCACAGGATGCAGACAAGAGAGAAGGCCACCTGGAGCGGGAGATGGGCTCCAACCCACAGGATGAAGCTCTGAGAGGACGCTCAGAGGACAGGGAACTGATGTCTAACATCTGCACAG AGGGGCTGCTGAGCGAGGAAGATGGGGTTGCAGGCCCTGAGGAAAAGGAAGACCAATCTGGCGTAGCTGAGATGGCCATGTTCCCAGGGCTGTCTGAGTCCGACAGCATTTCCCGGAGCccccaggaagaggaggaagaggagagcgCAGGGGAGAACCGGctagaggaggaagaggagcagcCGCCCCCCGCCGTGCTTCCCTGGAGGCGGCATCTCTCCCTGGGGAGTCGGCACCGGGGCGACAAGCCTGCCCACCGCCGTTTCCGCCGCCTCCACCACCCCATGTCCATGGACCTCGGCGAGCTCGACAGCCTGATGGCCAGCATCATGGACGCGCCCACCATCTGCCCCGACTGCGGGGAGAGCTTCAGCCCCGGCGCCGCCTTCCTGCAGCACCAGCGCATCCACCGCCTGGCCGAGGCCGCCGCGGCCGCCAGCCTGGAGCCCTTCGGCTTCGCGGGCGAGTGCGAAGCGGTGGTGGGGATGATGGGTGTGGGCGGGGGCTTCGCGGCAGGGCCGGCGCTGGCCCGGCCCCCGCGCGAGAAGCCCTTCCGCTGCGGGGAGTGCGGCAAAGGCTTCAGCCGCAACACCTACCTGACCAACCACCTGCGGCTACACACGGGCGAGCGGCCCAACCTGTGCGCCGACTGCGGCAAGAGCTTCAGCTGGCGCGCCGACCTGCTCAAGCACCGGCGGCTgcacacgggcgagaagccctacCCGTGCCCCGAGTGCGGCGAGGCCTTCAGCCTCAGCTCgcacctgctgagccaccggcGCGCGCACGCGGCGGCCAGCGGCGCGGGGCCGGCGGCGCTGCGGCCCTTCGCCTGCGGGGAGTGCGGCAAGGGCTTCGTGCGCCGCTCGCACCTGGCCAACCACCAGCGCAtccacacgggcgagaagccccACGGCTGCGGCGAGTGCGGCAAGCGCTTCAGCTGGCGCTCGGACCTGGTGAAGCACCAGCGCGTgcacacgggcgagaagccctacATGTGCTCCGAGTGCGGGGAGACCTTCAGCGTCAGCTCGCACCTCTTCACGCACAAGCGCACGCACTCGGGCGAGCGGCCCTACGTGTGCCGCGAGTGCGGCAAAGGCTTCGGGCGCAACTCGCACCTGGTGAACCACCTGCGCGTgcacacgggcgagaagcccttCCGCTGCGGCCAGTGCGAGAAGCGCTTCAGCGACTTCTCCACGCTCACGCAGCACCAGCGCACgcacacgggcgagaagccctacACGTGCATCGAGTGCGGCAAGAGCTTCATCCAGAGCTCACACCTGATCCGCCACCGCCGCATCCACACGGGCAACAAGCCGCACAAGTGCGCGGGTTGTGGCAAGGGCTTCCGCTACAAGACGCACTTGGCGCAGCATCAGAAGCTGCACCTGTGTTAG
- the ZNF697 gene encoding zinc finger protein 697 isoform X2 — protein MYPWSPPSSCSSWMEQEDKQGVCEAQDSQDKGMGSDFENCEDREGDPDERGMGSNPQDADKREGHLEREMGSNPQDEALRGRSEDRELMSNICTEGLLSEEDGVAGPEEKEDQSGVAEMAMFPGLSESDSISRSPQEEEEEESAGENRLEEEEEQPPPAVLPWRRHLSLGSRHRGDKPAHRRFRRLHHPMSMDLGELDSLMASIMDAPTICPDCGESFSPGAAFLQHQRIHRLAEAAAAASLEPFGFAGECEAVVGMMGVGGGFAAGPALARPPREKPFRCGECGKGFSRNTYLTNHLRLHTGERPNLCADCGKSFSWRADLLKHRRLHTGEKPYPCPECGEAFSLSSHLLSHRRAHAAASGAGPAALRPFACGECGKGFVRRSHLANHQRIHTGEKPHGCGECGKRFSWRSDLVKHQRVHTGEKPYMCSECGETFSVSSHLFTHKRTHSGERPYVCRECGKGFGRNSHLVNHLRVHTGEKPFRCGQCEKRFSDFSTLTQHQRTHTGEKPYTCIECGKSFIQSSHLIRHRRIHTGNKPHKCAGCGKGFRYKTHLAQHQKLHLC, from the exons GTATCCCTGGTCACCTCCCTCATCCTGTTCTTCCTGGATGGAACAAGAAGACAAACAGGGTGTGTGTGAAGCCCAGGACTCGCAAGACAAGGGCATGGGCTCTGATTTTGAGAACTGTGAAGACAGGGAAGGGGACCCAGATGAGAGAGGAATGGGCTCTAACCCACAGGATGCAGACAAGAGAGAAGGCCACCTGGAGCGGGAGATGGGCTCCAACCCACAGGATGAAGCTCTGAGAGGACGCTCAGAGGACAGGGAACTGATGTCTAACATCTGCACAG AGGGGCTGCTGAGCGAGGAAGATGGGGTTGCAGGCCCTGAGGAAAAGGAAGACCAATCTGGCGTAGCTGAGATGGCCATGTTCCCAGGGCTGTCTGAGTCCGACAGCATTTCCCGGAGCccccaggaagaggaggaagaggagagcgCAGGGGAGAACCGGctagaggaggaagaggagcagcCGCCCCCCGCCGTGCTTCCCTGGAGGCGGCATCTCTCCCTGGGGAGTCGGCACCGGGGCGACAAGCCTGCCCACCGCCGTTTCCGCCGCCTCCACCACCCCATGTCCATGGACCTCGGCGAGCTCGACAGCCTGATGGCCAGCATCATGGACGCGCCCACCATCTGCCCCGACTGCGGGGAGAGCTTCAGCCCCGGCGCCGCCTTCCTGCAGCACCAGCGCATCCACCGCCTGGCCGAGGCCGCCGCGGCCGCCAGCCTGGAGCCCTTCGGCTTCGCGGGCGAGTGCGAAGCGGTGGTGGGGATGATGGGTGTGGGCGGGGGCTTCGCGGCAGGGCCGGCGCTGGCCCGGCCCCCGCGCGAGAAGCCCTTCCGCTGCGGGGAGTGCGGCAAAGGCTTCAGCCGCAACACCTACCTGACCAACCACCTGCGGCTACACACGGGCGAGCGGCCCAACCTGTGCGCCGACTGCGGCAAGAGCTTCAGCTGGCGCGCCGACCTGCTCAAGCACCGGCGGCTgcacacgggcgagaagccctacCCGTGCCCCGAGTGCGGCGAGGCCTTCAGCCTCAGCTCgcacctgctgagccaccggcGCGCGCACGCGGCGGCCAGCGGCGCGGGGCCGGCGGCGCTGCGGCCCTTCGCCTGCGGGGAGTGCGGCAAGGGCTTCGTGCGCCGCTCGCACCTGGCCAACCACCAGCGCAtccacacgggcgagaagccccACGGCTGCGGCGAGTGCGGCAAGCGCTTCAGCTGGCGCTCGGACCTGGTGAAGCACCAGCGCGTgcacacgggcgagaagccctacATGTGCTCCGAGTGCGGGGAGACCTTCAGCGTCAGCTCGCACCTCTTCACGCACAAGCGCACGCACTCGGGCGAGCGGCCCTACGTGTGCCGCGAGTGCGGCAAAGGCTTCGGGCGCAACTCGCACCTGGTGAACCACCTGCGCGTgcacacgggcgagaagcccttCCGCTGCGGCCAGTGCGAGAAGCGCTTCAGCGACTTCTCCACGCTCACGCAGCACCAGCGCACgcacacgggcgagaagccctacACGTGCATCGAGTGCGGCAAGAGCTTCATCCAGAGCTCACACCTGATCCGCCACCGCCGCATCCACACGGGCAACAAGCCGCACAAGTGCGCGGGTTGTGGCAAGGGCTTCCGCTACAAGACGCACTTGGCGCAGCATCAGAAGCTGCACCTGTGTTAG
- the ZNF697 gene encoding zinc finger protein 697 isoform X3: MEQEDKQGVCEAQDSQDKGMGSDFENCEDREGDPDERGMGSNPQDADKREGHLEREMGSNPQDEALRGRSEDRELMSNICTEGLLSEEDGVAGPEEKEDQSGVAEMAMFPGLSESDSISRSPQEEEEEESAGENRLEEEEEQPPPAVLPWRRHLSLGSRHRGDKPAHRRFRRLHHPMSMDLGELDSLMASIMDAPTICPDCGESFSPGAAFLQHQRIHRLAEAAAAASLEPFGFAGECEAVVGMMGVGGGFAAGPALARPPREKPFRCGECGKGFSRNTYLTNHLRLHTGERPNLCADCGKSFSWRADLLKHRRLHTGEKPYPCPECGEAFSLSSHLLSHRRAHAAASGAGPAALRPFACGECGKGFVRRSHLANHQRIHTGEKPHGCGECGKRFSWRSDLVKHQRVHTGEKPYMCSECGETFSVSSHLFTHKRTHSGERPYVCRECGKGFGRNSHLVNHLRVHTGEKPFRCGQCEKRFSDFSTLTQHQRTHTGEKPYTCIECGKSFIQSSHLIRHRRIHTGNKPHKCAGCGKGFRYKTHLAQHQKLHLC; the protein is encoded by the exons ATGGAACAAGAAGACAAACAGGGTGTGTGTGAAGCCCAGGACTCGCAAGACAAGGGCATGGGCTCTGATTTTGAGAACTGTGAAGACAGGGAAGGGGACCCAGATGAGAGAGGAATGGGCTCTAACCCACAGGATGCAGACAAGAGAGAAGGCCACCTGGAGCGGGAGATGGGCTCCAACCCACAGGATGAAGCTCTGAGAGGACGCTCAGAGGACAGGGAACTGATGTCTAACATCTGCACAG AGGGGCTGCTGAGCGAGGAAGATGGGGTTGCAGGCCCTGAGGAAAAGGAAGACCAATCTGGCGTAGCTGAGATGGCCATGTTCCCAGGGCTGTCTGAGTCCGACAGCATTTCCCGGAGCccccaggaagaggaggaagaggagagcgCAGGGGAGAACCGGctagaggaggaagaggagcagcCGCCCCCCGCCGTGCTTCCCTGGAGGCGGCATCTCTCCCTGGGGAGTCGGCACCGGGGCGACAAGCCTGCCCACCGCCGTTTCCGCCGCCTCCACCACCCCATGTCCATGGACCTCGGCGAGCTCGACAGCCTGATGGCCAGCATCATGGACGCGCCCACCATCTGCCCCGACTGCGGGGAGAGCTTCAGCCCCGGCGCCGCCTTCCTGCAGCACCAGCGCATCCACCGCCTGGCCGAGGCCGCCGCGGCCGCCAGCCTGGAGCCCTTCGGCTTCGCGGGCGAGTGCGAAGCGGTGGTGGGGATGATGGGTGTGGGCGGGGGCTTCGCGGCAGGGCCGGCGCTGGCCCGGCCCCCGCGCGAGAAGCCCTTCCGCTGCGGGGAGTGCGGCAAAGGCTTCAGCCGCAACACCTACCTGACCAACCACCTGCGGCTACACACGGGCGAGCGGCCCAACCTGTGCGCCGACTGCGGCAAGAGCTTCAGCTGGCGCGCCGACCTGCTCAAGCACCGGCGGCTgcacacgggcgagaagccctacCCGTGCCCCGAGTGCGGCGAGGCCTTCAGCCTCAGCTCgcacctgctgagccaccggcGCGCGCACGCGGCGGCCAGCGGCGCGGGGCCGGCGGCGCTGCGGCCCTTCGCCTGCGGGGAGTGCGGCAAGGGCTTCGTGCGCCGCTCGCACCTGGCCAACCACCAGCGCAtccacacgggcgagaagccccACGGCTGCGGCGAGTGCGGCAAGCGCTTCAGCTGGCGCTCGGACCTGGTGAAGCACCAGCGCGTgcacacgggcgagaagccctacATGTGCTCCGAGTGCGGGGAGACCTTCAGCGTCAGCTCGCACCTCTTCACGCACAAGCGCACGCACTCGGGCGAGCGGCCCTACGTGTGCCGCGAGTGCGGCAAAGGCTTCGGGCGCAACTCGCACCTGGTGAACCACCTGCGCGTgcacacgggcgagaagcccttCCGCTGCGGCCAGTGCGAGAAGCGCTTCAGCGACTTCTCCACGCTCACGCAGCACCAGCGCACgcacacgggcgagaagccctacACGTGCATCGAGTGCGGCAAGAGCTTCATCCAGAGCTCACACCTGATCCGCCACCGCCGCATCCACACGGGCAACAAGCCGCACAAGTGCGCGGGTTGTGGCAAGGGCTTCCGCTACAAGACGCACTTGGCGCAGCATCAGAAGCTGCACCTGTGTTAG